A single genomic interval of Musa acuminata AAA Group cultivar baxijiao chromosome BXJ3-4, Cavendish_Baxijiao_AAA, whole genome shotgun sequence harbors:
- the LOC135636329 gene encoding uncharacterized protein LOC135636329, with amino-acid sequence MSNGGVIVHSTTINTLLRHHIEHRKSYSTLNRTHHPSSSTYYSNRAITSSYHHLTPPLSLSLSLIVLLHKFGRQHRHRRRLMATGWVKSLHCKSNAVEDVVYPPTPSSKKPLLSTVSCSNSSHAVKDVVFLFPKQPRSSSSYALNKKPLPETTQNHNRKQRPARASPSTPADGLVRPVHADPFPTMEELPKGHSSRRVVEIIFSSSWSASAGGAFPGEIEMLFRVDNPARTLARFEEHRAAVRGRAVDGARCAADGNEVLRFHLGRGAGGVYDAGVARDVVRSSAGGEAKGVRTFAGSGGAHASGDGGDGRKGMLVCRVIAGRVRGESDHTESDADSVSLGNGELVVFDPRAVLPCFLIIYKL; translated from the coding sequence ATGAGCAATGGAGGGGTAATCGTGCACTCGACGACAATTAACACCCTTCTCAGGCATCATATAGAGCACAGGAAATCATACTCCACCTTGAATCGAACCCACCACCCAAGTAGTAGTACATATTACTCAAACAGGGCCATCACCTCTTCCTACCACCACTTAacaccgcctctctctctctctctctctctcattgtttTGCTGCACAAGTTTGGCCGTCAGCACCGTCATCGTCGCCGTCTAATGGCGACGGGATGGGTCAAGTCCCTGCATTGCAAGTCTAACGCCGTGGAAGACGTCGTCTATCCGCCGACGCCGTCGTCCAAGAAGCCGCTGCTCTCCACCGTCTCTTGCAGCAACTCCTCTCACGCTGTTAAGGACGTCGTCTTCCTCTTCCCCAAGCAaccccgctcctcctcctcctatgcGCTGAACAAGAAGCCACTGCCCGAGACGACGCAGAACCACAATCGCAAGCAGAGGCCCGCACGAGCGTCTCCGTCGACGCCGGCGGACGGGCTCGTGCGGCCCGTCCACGCGGACCCGTTCCCGACGATGGAGGAGCTGCCGAAGGGCCACTCCTCGCGGCGGGTGGTGGAGATCATCTTCAGCTCGAGCTGGTCAGCTTCCGCCGGGGGCGCGTTCCCGGGCGAGATCGAGATGCTCTTCCGGGTCGACAACCCGGCCCGGACGCTAGCCCGGTTCGAGGAGCACCGCGCGGCGGTCCGCGGTCGGGCCGTCGATGGCGCCCGCTGCGCCGCGGACGGGAACGAGGTGTTGAGGTTCCACCTCGGGCGCGGCGCCGGCGGCGTTTACGACGCCGGGGTGGCGCGTGACGTGGTGCGGTCGTCGGCTGGGGGGGAGGCGAAGGGGGTCCGAACCTTCGCGGGGAGCGGCGGCGCGCACGCGAGTGGCGACGGCGGGGACGGTCGGAAGGGGATGTTGGTGTGCCGGGTCATCGCGGGCCGCGTCAGGGGCGAGTCGGACCACACCGAGTCGGACGCCGACTCGGTGAGCCTGGGCAACGGGGAGCTCGTAGTATTCGATCCCAGAGCGGTCCTCCCCTGCTTCCTTATCATCTACAAGCTCTAA